A genome region from Candidatus Sericytochromatia bacterium includes the following:
- a CDS encoding peroxiredoxin, with protein MPPIHSPAAHGSRQPGALEWGPPLQGIRSPQGAKGVPVFFKDTSGPREGDAAPPFTLPDHDGRPVSLLDWREKKRVVLAFYPQDDTPGUTHELRAFNSALDRLTACDTQVLGISHNTSESHARYRAKLGLNFPLLADPRGEVALLYGAKGWLPFFKRKTVVLDGRGIIRLIDQGMPRVDGIVTLLEGLRGDLGPVPRGEARP; from the coding sequence GTGCCCCCCATCCATTCCCCGGCGGCCCATGGTTCCCGTCAGCCGGGTGCGCTAGAATGGGGTCCTCCCCTCCAAGGCATCAGGTCGCCCCAGGGAGCGAAAGGAGTCCCCGTGTTTTTCAAGGACACCTCAGGACCTCGCGAAGGAGACGCAGCGCCGCCCTTCACGCTGCCCGATCACGACGGCCGGCCGGTCTCTTTGCTGGACTGGCGAGAAAAAAAACGGGTGGTGCTGGCCTTCTATCCGCAAGACGACACCCCTGGCTGAACGCATGAGCTGCGCGCGTTCAATTCGGCGCTCGACCGATTGACGGCGTGCGATACCCAGGTGCTGGGTATCAGTCACAACACCTCCGAATCCCACGCCCGCTACCGGGCCAAGTTGGGCTTGAACTTCCCCCTGCTTGCCGACCCACGCGGCGAGGTCGCCCTGCTTTACGGGGCGAAGGGCTGGCTGCCGTTCTTCAAACGAAAGACCGTGGTGCTGGATGGACGCGGCATCATTCGCCTGATTGACCAGGGGATGCCCCGCGTTGACGGCATCGTCACCCTGCTGGAGGGCTTACGGGGCGACCTGGGCCCTGTCCCCCGTGGAGAGGCTCGCCCGTGA
- a CDS encoding AAA family ATPase produces the protein MPPGCGHPAAVSRPPERMPTELLDHRYQIVQRLGEGAMGAVYQVEERASGKTLAMKVISRKVEGGEKSYLQLKQEFRLMTQLRHPNCCAVYDYGLLNSGAPFFTMELVPGRGLDEMLPVPLADVRGILGQLLLALGYIHQLGYLHSDIKSANVRIRPDGTAKLMDYGLMELAGRSGGAIRGTVGYLAPEVVRRGRLDRRADLYALGVLAYEMITGQLPFQSDQLLDLLRMHLSQAPTPPSVLQPAVDPSLEHVVMRLLAKEPLDRYQSAYDVLDALGMEVPQGIGGSLLASPLVGRQETLTRLQTAVSVMETGPPGERIFIWGESGIGKSRLLEELRFAAQLADLHHIQATPRNTPAPYGPILDLLRRALPFARRLIPEVLARVAPVLVKLLPDLAEETAIEPAPDLDPPAREKARLQDCIATLLGELARQAPLVVALDDWHRADELSQELLEHLVRNVSDARLLLVVASRQLPETLPTWLAQAERLQIAPLPATAVDMMVSSMLGDSAVSERLTARALDFSKGNPLLIEQLLEHLVRERILTNQAGHWQTDIEIPDENLPSDGPALLLRQLEALSPDVRRLATHAAVVGENFTLEWLQAATEQEEEHLFDALQALEIAQIIVPEEGGGYRFAQPELQRVLLEEVPSSLRRPIHARILTVLEHEARGEGPERLPLELITALARHSLEAQASDQAIVYALEAGNRRSALYALQEAETFLDQGLALLREAPSDRWSPVLLRYLEQLGFIRRARAQAKEAKEVQAEAIDLAEHLGAQRELGRLLGSQAKACLVLQESAVALEYCSRAILVSEAAGDSVNQTRCLLVAARLHFYAGDLPTSLRMAEQAAAIAETSFDVTSQGSAYAFAGYVCVASSDPAQIPHGISQLQRSLTLLLSSGDKLGLVNSYNLLGNAQNALGEPREAWESFQAGRALAFESGSRSDEVVAVLNLAITALELGNLSEVRERAQEAEALSSRYGVKYTHGYAMSMRALGDVLAGAGQESLALMERALVFTRDLRNKYVEALVLMYQVELLLNLGQWKEALTASQALREVIDATGNPEPETRLNAMLAELHLHRDELPDAEWRVELAYQAAKVALSKGMQARALRIKAQVAVAREQWREAANWAQEALELAIRVGNALEQARVYAILGEIALAQGHSQARQHFLQMRQLAEEVGSPSLQAQAHFGLAAAAPYAPEAPHQVEQARRLLEGARDALPKPARGAFESVREHHRVLQEGHLAFSLARRPAERPPWLLQQLRERSI, from the coding sequence TTCTTCACGATGGAACTCGTGCCGGGGCGTGGACTGGATGAGATGTTGCCCGTCCCCTTGGCGGACGTCCGGGGCATTCTCGGACAGCTCCTGCTGGCCCTCGGCTACATCCACCAACTGGGCTACTTGCATTCCGACATCAAGAGCGCCAACGTGCGCATCCGACCGGATGGCACCGCCAAATTGATGGACTACGGCCTCATGGAACTCGCGGGCCGAAGCGGGGGAGCGATTCGCGGCACCGTCGGTTACCTGGCCCCGGAAGTGGTGAGGCGAGGGCGCCTGGACCGACGCGCGGACCTTTATGCCTTGGGGGTGCTGGCCTACGAGATGATCACGGGCCAGCTGCCCTTCCAGAGCGACCAGTTGCTCGACCTGCTGCGCATGCACCTGTCACAGGCACCGACGCCCCCCTCCGTCCTTCAACCCGCGGTCGATCCAAGCCTTGAACACGTGGTCATGCGCTTGCTGGCCAAGGAGCCGCTGGATCGCTACCAATCGGCCTACGACGTGCTCGACGCGCTGGGCATGGAGGTGCCTCAAGGCATCGGGGGCAGCTTGCTGGCCTCCCCCCTGGTGGGACGCCAGGAAACCCTCACGCGGCTTCAGACCGCCGTCTCCGTGATGGAAACGGGCCCTCCCGGCGAACGCATTTTCATCTGGGGCGAAAGCGGCATCGGCAAGAGTCGTCTGCTCGAAGAGCTTCGTTTCGCTGCACAACTGGCCGACCTGCACCACATTCAGGCCACGCCACGCAACACGCCAGCGCCCTACGGGCCGATCCTCGATCTGCTACGCCGGGCGCTTCCGTTCGCGCGGCGCCTGATTCCCGAGGTGCTGGCTCGGGTGGCGCCCGTGCTGGTGAAACTGCTGCCCGACCTGGCTGAAGAGACCGCCATCGAACCGGCCCCCGACCTCGACCCGCCGGCGCGCGAGAAGGCGCGTCTGCAAGACTGCATCGCCACCCTGCTCGGAGAACTGGCGCGCCAGGCTCCCCTGGTGGTGGCCCTGGACGATTGGCACCGGGCCGATGAGTTGTCCCAGGAGTTGCTGGAGCACCTGGTCCGCAACGTCAGCGACGCGCGTCTGCTGCTGGTGGTGGCCTCCAGACAGCTGCCCGAAACGCTGCCGACCTGGCTGGCCCAGGCGGAGCGTCTTCAGATCGCGCCCCTTCCCGCGACTGCCGTCGACATGATGGTCAGCTCGATGCTGGGAGATTCAGCCGTCTCGGAACGGTTGACGGCTCGCGCCTTGGATTTTTCCAAGGGCAACCCGTTGCTGATCGAACAGTTGCTCGAGCACCTCGTGCGGGAACGCATCCTGACCAACCAGGCCGGACATTGGCAGACCGACATCGAGATTCCGGACGAGAACTTGCCCTCCGATGGCCCGGCACTGCTGTTGCGTCAGCTTGAGGCCTTGTCTCCCGATGTGCGACGCCTGGCAACCCATGCCGCGGTGGTGGGCGAGAACTTCACCCTGGAATGGTTGCAAGCGGCCACGGAACAGGAGGAAGAGCACCTTTTCGATGCCCTTCAGGCGCTCGAGATTGCCCAGATCATCGTGCCGGAAGAAGGTGGCGGGTACCGCTTCGCGCAGCCGGAACTCCAGCGTGTGCTGCTGGAGGAGGTGCCAAGCTCGCTGCGTCGCCCCATCCATGCGCGCATCCTGACGGTACTGGAGCACGAGGCGCGAGGAGAAGGACCGGAACGTCTCCCGCTGGAACTGATCACGGCCTTGGCACGACACAGCTTGGAGGCCCAGGCCAGTGACCAGGCGATCGTCTATGCCCTGGAAGCCGGCAATCGGCGATCGGCGCTGTACGCCCTGCAAGAGGCCGAAACCTTCCTCGACCAGGGACTGGCGCTGTTGCGAGAGGCCCCCTCTGACCGCTGGAGCCCTGTGTTGCTGCGTTACCTGGAGCAACTCGGGTTCATCAGACGAGCCCGGGCCCAGGCCAAAGAAGCCAAGGAGGTCCAGGCCGAGGCGATTGATCTGGCCGAGCATCTGGGTGCCCAGCGTGAACTGGGGAGGCTGCTGGGCTCTCAGGCCAAGGCTTGTCTCGTCCTGCAGGAGAGTGCCGTGGCGCTCGAATACTGTTCCCGCGCCATCCTGGTCAGTGAGGCCGCGGGCGACAGCGTCAACCAGACACGCTGCCTGCTGGTGGCGGCGCGTCTGCATTTCTACGCGGGCGACCTGCCAACGTCCTTGCGAATGGCGGAACAGGCCGCCGCGATTGCCGAGACGTCCTTCGATGTGACCTCCCAGGGGTCGGCCTATGCCTTTGCCGGCTATGTCTGCGTGGCCTCGTCAGACCCGGCCCAGATTCCCCACGGGATCTCCCAGCTGCAACGTTCTCTGACCCTGCTGCTGTCCAGCGGTGACAAGCTGGGGCTGGTCAACTCGTACAACCTGTTGGGCAACGCCCAGAACGCCTTGGGGGAGCCTCGCGAGGCGTGGGAATCCTTCCAGGCCGGCCGAGCCCTGGCCTTTGAGAGCGGCTCTCGCTCGGACGAAGTGGTGGCCGTGCTGAATCTGGCCATCACCGCGCTGGAATTGGGGAACCTGAGCGAAGTCCGCGAACGCGCCCAGGAAGCCGAAGCGTTGTCGAGTCGCTACGGCGTGAAATACACCCACGGCTACGCCATGTCGATGCGCGCCCTGGGCGACGTCCTCGCCGGCGCGGGGCAGGAATCGCTGGCCCTGATGGAGCGTGCCCTCGTGTTCACGCGAGACCTGCGAAACAAGTATGTCGAGGCCTTGGTGCTCATGTACCAGGTGGAGTTGTTGCTGAATCTGGGGCAATGGAAAGAGGCACTGACGGCGAGCCAGGCCCTGAGAGAGGTGATCGACGCCACGGGCAACCCCGAGCCGGAAACGCGACTCAACGCCATGCTGGCCGAACTGCACCTTCATCGCGACGAATTACCGGATGCCGAGTGGCGCGTCGAACTGGCTTATCAGGCCGCCAAGGTGGCGCTTTCCAAGGGCATGCAGGCACGTGCCCTGCGGATCAAGGCGCAGGTGGCGGTCGCTCGGGAACAGTGGCGCGAGGCCGCCAACTGGGCCCAGGAAGCGCTGGAGCTGGCCATCCGGGTGGGCAACGCCCTGGAGCAGGCGCGCGTGTATGCGATTCTGGGTGAGATCGCCCTGGCTCAGGGGCATTCCCAAGCACGCCAGCACTTCTTGCAGATGCGACAGCTCGCGGAAGAGGTGGGAAGCCCCAGTTTGCAGGCGCAAGCCCATTTTGGCCTGGCGGCCGCCGCGCCGTACGCGCCCGAGGCCCCTCATCAGGTCGAGCAGGCCAGGCGCCTGCTTGAAGGCGCCCGCGATGCCTTGCCCAAGCCTGCTCGGGGGGCTTTCGAAAGCGTGCGCGAACACCACCGCGTGCTGCAAGAGGGGCACCTGGCCTTCTCCCTGGCCAGGCGACCAGCCGAGCGTCCGCCCTGGTTGCTTCAGCAACTGCGGGAACGCAGCATTTGA
- a CDS encoding radical SAM protein — MTQVQGSTVYGPVDSWRMGRSLGIDLLYTSSICSFRCVYCQLGRIETPTSERREWVPVARILEDLAQSDWQSADIVTFSGSGEPTLGANLGEAIRAVKAFTGKPVAVLTNSTKLEDPGVRAELAEADKVFCKLDAADDATLARIDRPVDGITVASIVRGIKALRAEFKGFLAIQSMWMPANYKDFEAFAGLVREIRPDELQLNTPTRPVPRGWFLAARGNYSLDDAPYEALPLRHLNREEAHQLGEAMRQLTGVPVTNVYRDAST; from the coding sequence GTGACCCAGGTGCAAGGTTCGACCGTCTACGGTCCGGTGGATTCCTGGCGTATGGGCCGCTCGCTGGGCATCGACCTGCTCTACACCTCGTCCATCTGCTCCTTTCGTTGCGTGTACTGCCAGTTGGGGCGGATCGAGACCCCCACTTCCGAGCGACGGGAGTGGGTCCCGGTGGCGCGGATCCTGGAGGACCTCGCGCAGTCGGACTGGCAAAGCGCTGACATCGTGACCTTCAGCGGCAGCGGGGAACCCACCCTGGGGGCCAATCTGGGCGAAGCGATCCGGGCCGTCAAGGCCTTTACCGGCAAACCGGTGGCCGTGCTGACCAATTCCACCAAGCTGGAAGATCCGGGCGTACGGGCAGAGCTGGCCGAGGCAGACAAGGTCTTTTGCAAACTGGACGCGGCCGACGACGCCACCTTGGCGCGCATCGATCGTCCGGTGGACGGCATCACGGTGGCAAGCATCGTGCGGGGAATCAAGGCCCTGCGCGCCGAATTCAAGGGATTTCTGGCCATCCAATCCATGTGGATGCCCGCCAACTACAAGGATTTTGAAGCCTTCGCGGGCCTCGTGCGGGAGATCCGCCCCGACGAGCTACAGCTGAACACGCCCACCCGCCCCGTCCCGCGCGGCTGGTTCCTGGCCGCTCGCGGCAACTACAGCCTGGACGACGCCCCCTACGAGGCCCTCCCGCTGCGGCACCTGAATCGCGAGGAGGCTCATCAGCTGGGAGAGGCGATGCGTCAGTTGACGGGCGTGCCGGTCACGAATGTCTACCGGGACGCGTCCACCTGA
- a CDS encoding tetratricopeptide repeat protein: MQQPCPGKAAGIDKIGPYEILSEITHSLTGRVYLAQAPGTQQLLAIKEMLVETESGLDVTEQVARFRRESEIHMALQHPHIVPAIDAGVEPARSAAGDLAAVPERHYLVMEYQAGHSWHSLLEDETERQNLTLPRILELGSQLCKALHYMHEHGVVHRDIKPSNLLISPIGELKVTDFGMARRSYGPGITQAKMMLGTLNYMAPEQLLDASSVDGRSDVFAAGVILFKTFTGQLPFAAQNATEVAHNLFYAEPPSPQELNPLLPASLSEKLLKALNKDPDFRYLSAESFAKDLDVELKNAELHVCQGKRYLAMKGYREASLSFQQAINLDNNHACAWFGLGESYEHLGEEAQALECYLRVVALDSARVEAYQRLGRSYVKNGNAQAALKMLQRAWVLNPKERETCFLLGRTYLALEQFAEAHDQFTLMTQEYPQWAEAHYELGRIRYRQQDLPGALAAFTKATALAPTNPEMLFNLASLHHELGDLVQARSNYEALVQLDPQHGHARHNLGCCHYALNQLKESEQTLKKLVDEHPEWAQTWFVLGHLYDQTGRPQLAIEAFHMAVEFEPTNVEALLTLGQSYYRAYQPNAAVEIFKTAASLPGPAQATAWFYLAQAYKVKGANTDALDALSRCLRLQPDRDMARAAQDLYKALGGGRTYQFPVANLHDARMAR; this comes from the coding sequence ATGCAGCAACCGTGCCCCGGTAAGGCCGCCGGCATCGACAAGATCGGCCCCTACGAGATCTTGAGTGAGATCACGCACTCCTTGACAGGACGCGTCTATCTTGCTCAGGCGCCTGGCACGCAACAGCTGCTGGCCATCAAAGAGATGCTGGTGGAGACGGAGAGCGGCCTCGACGTCACGGAGCAGGTGGCACGCTTCCGGCGCGAGTCGGAAATTCACATGGCCTTGCAGCACCCTCACATCGTGCCGGCCATCGACGCGGGCGTCGAACCGGCCCGCTCAGCGGCCGGCGACCTGGCCGCCGTGCCGGAACGTCATTACCTCGTGATGGAATACCAGGCCGGTCATAGCTGGCACTCGCTGCTCGAAGACGAGACCGAGCGGCAAAACCTGACCCTGCCTCGCATTCTGGAACTCGGCTCCCAGCTCTGCAAGGCCTTGCATTACATGCACGAGCACGGGGTGGTTCACCGCGACATCAAGCCCTCCAATCTGCTCATCTCCCCCATCGGTGAACTCAAGGTGACCGACTTCGGGATGGCCCGACGCTCCTATGGCCCCGGCATCACGCAGGCCAAGATGATGCTCGGAACCCTGAATTATATGGCGCCTGAGCAGTTGCTCGACGCCTCCTCGGTCGATGGCCGCTCGGATGTGTTTGCCGCCGGTGTGATCCTGTTCAAGACCTTTACCGGACAACTGCCGTTCGCCGCGCAGAACGCCACGGAAGTGGCCCACAACCTCTTCTATGCCGAACCGCCCAGCCCGCAGGAACTCAATCCGTTGTTGCCGGCCTCACTCAGCGAAAAACTGCTGAAGGCCTTGAACAAGGATCCGGACTTCCGCTACCTGTCGGCCGAAAGCTTCGCCAAAGACCTGGACGTGGAGCTCAAAAACGCCGAACTGCACGTGTGCCAGGGGAAGCGGTACCTGGCCATGAAGGGCTACCGGGAGGCCAGCCTCTCGTTCCAGCAGGCCATCAACCTGGACAACAATCACGCCTGCGCCTGGTTCGGACTGGGCGAGAGTTACGAGCACCTCGGCGAGGAGGCTCAAGCGCTCGAATGCTATCTGCGGGTCGTGGCGCTCGACTCGGCACGCGTCGAGGCATATCAGCGACTGGGCCGTTCCTACGTGAAAAATGGGAACGCGCAAGCGGCGCTCAAGATGCTCCAGCGGGCCTGGGTGCTCAATCCCAAGGAGCGGGAAACCTGCTTCCTGCTGGGCCGCACCTACCTGGCTCTGGAGCAGTTCGCGGAGGCTCACGACCAGTTCACGCTGATGACCCAGGAGTACCCGCAATGGGCCGAGGCGCATTACGAACTGGGCCGGATCCGCTATCGTCAGCAGGACCTGCCAGGGGCCTTGGCGGCGTTCACCAAGGCCACTGCCCTCGCGCCGACCAATCCGGAGATGCTGTTCAACCTGGCTTCCCTCCATCACGAACTGGGTGACCTCGTGCAAGCCCGTTCCAACTACGAGGCGCTGGTGCAGCTGGATCCTCAACATGGCCACGCGCGTCACAATCTGGGGTGTTGCCACTATGCCCTGAACCAGCTCAAGGAATCCGAGCAGACCCTGAAAAAGCTGGTCGACGAGCATCCTGAATGGGCCCAAACCTGGTTCGTGCTGGGACACCTCTATGACCAGACCGGCCGACCGCAGCTCGCGATCGAAGCCTTCCACATGGCGGTCGAGTTCGAACCGACCAACGTGGAGGCCTTGCTGACACTCGGACAATCCTATTACCGGGCCTACCAGCCCAACGCGGCTGTCGAGATCTTCAAGACGGCGGCCAGTTTGCCCGGCCCTGCGCAAGCCACCGCCTGGTTCTACCTGGCTCAGGCCTACAAGGTCAAAGGGGCCAACACCGACGCCCTCGACGCGTTGAGTCGGTGCCTGCGCCTGCAACCCGATCGCGACATGGCCCGCGCCGCCCAGGATCTGTACAAAGCGCTCGGAGGCGGGCGGACCTATCAGTTCCCCGTCGCCAACTTGCACGACGCACGTATGGCCCGCTGA
- a CDS encoding DUF4178 domain-containing protein, producing the protein MGFWEWLMGTPPDQPAAPVRRVGGASEAQRRASVFGLLPGDVVSYDEHDYIVKNKITYEEDGFVWYDYLLVDDTRDKELWLSAEDDDGVSIGIFEEIELDTIPPVPRQIEHQGVRYRQTEHSEASVQMEREDPSRDTVGGRVEYWDFEGPQDRYMSVLRWGGTHEASVGKEISEHELTIYPREHA; encoded by the coding sequence ATGGGATTTTGGGAATGGCTCATGGGAACGCCGCCCGACCAGCCGGCGGCGCCGGTGCGTCGCGTCGGAGGAGCCTCGGAGGCGCAGCGGCGCGCCAGCGTTTTCGGCCTGCTGCCGGGAGACGTGGTGAGTTACGATGAGCACGACTACATCGTAAAGAACAAGATCACCTACGAAGAGGATGGGTTCGTCTGGTACGACTACCTGCTCGTGGATGACACGCGCGACAAGGAACTCTGGCTGTCCGCGGAAGACGACGACGGCGTCAGCATCGGTATCTTTGAGGAAATTGAACTCGACACCATCCCGCCGGTACCCCGCCAGATCGAGCATCAAGGCGTCCGGTATCGCCAGACCGAACACTCCGAGGCCTCCGTTCAGATGGAACGGGAGGACCCCTCTCGGGACACGGTGGGTGGCCGGGTCGAATACTGGGATTTTGAAGGCCCGCAGGACCGCTACATGTCGGTCTTGCGCTGGGGCGGCACGCATGAAGCCTCGGTAGGTAAAGAGATCAGTGAGCACGAGCTCACCATTTATCCGCGGGAACACGCATGA
- a CDS encoding response regulator transcription factor, whose protein sequence is MAEKILLVDDEEMIVESIEYALLQEGYEVVRASNGQEALQQVQLTKPNLIVLDLMLPQLSGLEVCRLLRREHNDVPIIMLTAKGEEIDRVIGLEVGADDYLIKPFSLRELVARIKALLRRSKSSDGDTKQAKVYQHQDLTINLSEHRVTVGDRVVELSPKEFKILAMLMSTPGRVFSREELLEQVWGLDFYGDTKTVDVHIRWLREKIETDPSSPKYVQTVRGFGYRLGA, encoded by the coding sequence ATGGCCGAAAAGATTCTGCTGGTCGACGACGAAGAAATGATTGTCGAATCCATCGAATACGCCCTGCTGCAGGAAGGCTACGAAGTCGTTCGAGCCTCCAACGGTCAGGAAGCCCTCCAGCAAGTCCAGCTAACCAAGCCCAACCTGATCGTGCTCGACCTGATGCTTCCTCAGCTGAGTGGCCTGGAAGTTTGTCGCCTGCTTCGGCGCGAACACAACGACGTGCCCATCATCATGCTGACGGCCAAGGGGGAGGAAATCGACCGGGTCATCGGCCTTGAAGTGGGGGCGGATGATTACCTCATCAAGCCCTTCAGCCTGCGTGAACTCGTGGCCCGCATCAAAGCCTTGTTGCGGCGCTCCAAGAGCTCCGATGGCGACACCAAGCAAGCCAAGGTGTACCAGCACCAGGACCTCACCATCAACCTGTCTGAGCATCGTGTCACCGTGGGCGACCGAGTCGTCGAATTGTCGCCGAAGGAGTTCAAGATCCTGGCGATGCTCATGTCGACCCCGGGTCGCGTCTTCAGCCGGGAAGAACTGCTGGAACAGGTGTGGGGCCTTGACTTTTACGGCGACACCAAGACGGTCGACGTGCACATTCGCTGGCTCCGCGAGAAAATCGAGACGGATCCGTCAAGCCCGAAATACGTGCAAACGGTGCGTGGGTTCGGCTACCGACTGGGCGCCTGA